The following are encoded in a window of Thermoanaerobacter ethanolicus JW 200 genomic DNA:
- a CDS encoding transposase, protein MLHLFRENSDHLQQSLFESVNFMDSRIKAKLEKSWAPIFYKYVFCNIDEKPFSVLYSDTGRPNFPVNILLSLEYIKHLKNYSDDELIENFNFNYLINYAVGIRTLGGMNLSEKTLYDFRSRIYQYLIKHPEQEDLIFGQFLNLTRIFAKEAGISIKEQRMDSTMFMSNIKKAGRIALAFDVLYRAVKSIPEDRLSENLKEVLNPEFKTEVIHKTKPSESESRLEMLLNLCQEAKETIENIPGLGKSDAYRILTRFLSEQAYYDEKTKKLKAKDSKSIPSDSLQSAYDEDATYRKKGNKVESGYVLNLSETCSKENPFQLITDYTVEKNIKSDVELLKERLPIVKQNTECQEVYVDGGYYSEEVVQIAKENGVELHFTDLSGRKPISRISVTEYEIDEETKVITKCPRGIIPIHAGVKKGQTVAHFPKEACAMCELKNQCYCKEQKKDYVVRINLKSIEAAKQREKIECRCEEDKSKRAAIEGTNSALKRGHGLSKLRVRGLVKCRVNVGLKVLAQNFKRFARYMLERAKKAIPEIQGGGVPILAQ, encoded by the coding sequence GTGTTGCACTTGTTTAGAGAAAACAGCGACCATCTCCAACAATCATTATTTGAAAGTGTTAACTTCATGGATTCAAGGATAAAGGCTAAACTAGAAAAATCATGGGCACCCATATTCTATAAATACGTGTTCTGCAACATCGATGAAAAACCCTTTTCAGTTTTATACAGTGATACAGGAAGGCCTAATTTCCCGGTTAACATACTCCTTTCCCTGGAATACATAAAACACCTTAAAAACTACTCTGATGATGAACTTATCGAAAACTTCAACTTCAATTACCTGATAAATTACGCTGTAGGAATAAGGACATTAGGAGGCATGAACCTTTCAGAGAAAACCTTGTATGACTTTAGATCAAGAATATACCAATACCTCATAAAACATCCTGAACAAGAAGACTTGATATTCGGGCAGTTTTTAAATCTTACCAGGATTTTTGCCAAAGAAGCAGGCATATCCATAAAAGAACAGCGCATGGACTCCACCATGTTCATGTCAAACATCAAAAAAGCAGGAAGAATCGCCCTTGCCTTTGATGTACTTTACAGGGCAGTAAAATCCATCCCTGAAGATAGACTTTCAGAGAACCTGAAAGAAGTTCTTAACCCTGAATTCAAGACAGAAGTGATACACAAAACCAAGCCTTCAGAAAGCGAAAGCAGGCTCGAAATGCTCTTGAATCTGTGCCAGGAAGCAAAGGAAACAATCGAAAATATTCCCGGACTTGGGAAATCCGATGCATATAGAATCCTCACAAGATTCCTGTCAGAACAGGCATACTACGACGAAAAAACCAAGAAGCTTAAGGCCAAAGACAGCAAAAGCATACCCAGCGACTCCCTTCAGTCAGCATACGATGAGGATGCCACTTATCGCAAGAAGGGGAACAAAGTTGAAAGCGGATACGTTTTAAACCTTAGCGAAACCTGTTCAAAAGAAAATCCCTTCCAGCTCATAACAGACTATACGGTAGAAAAGAACATAAAAAGCGATGTAGAACTTTTAAAAGAAAGACTACCTATTGTAAAACAAAATACCGAATGCCAAGAAGTCTATGTAGACGGTGGTTATTACTCCGAAGAAGTAGTGCAAATTGCAAAAGAAAACGGTGTGGAACTCCACTTTACCGACTTAAGCGGCAGGAAGCCTATTTCTAGGATATCAGTGACCGAATATGAAATAGATGAAGAAACGAAAGTGATAACGAAGTGCCCAAGGGGAATAATACCCATCCATGCCGGTGTTAAGAAGGGGCAGACGGTGGCCCATTTTCCAAAAGAAGCCTGTGCAATGTGTGAATTGAAAAATCAATGTTACTGCAAAGAACAGAAAAAAGATTACGTGGTGAGGATAAATCTAAAATCGATAGAAGCAGCCAAACAACGGGAAAAGATAGAATGTAGGTGTGAGGAAGACAAGAGCAAAAGAGCTGCAATAGAAGGTACCAATTCAGCCTTGAAGAGGGGTCATGGTCTTTCGAAGCTTCGAGTAAGGGGACTTGTAAAATGTAGAGTAAACGTAGGCTTAAAGGTATTGGCCCAGAACTTTAAGCGTTTTGCAAGATACATGTTGGAGCGAGCTAAAAAAGCTATTCCAGAGATCCAAGGGGGAGGTGTGCCCATATTGGCCCAATAA